Proteins encoded by one window of Fusarium graminearum PH-1 chromosome 1, whole genome shotgun sequence:
- a CDS encoding histone-lysine N-methyltransferase: MQMATERHFYYHGKEGYQEECSNCHWCQIRSFPTHSTLPVTVVNEQDFEVLPDDFRFIKNVVLGVGVRQAEDSFHSGCSCDNDAECQFTGCHCLADLDEEDSSEDDDDPFGDFINGMDIDRPRRKAYAYHAHGAKAGLLRSKFHNSKMPIYECHQSCACSINCPNRVVERGRTIPLEIFRTEDRGWGVRSPVSIRKGQFVDRYLGEIITSTEADRRRSQSAISQRKDVYLFALDKFTDPDSLDTRLKGPSLEVDGEFMSGPTRFVNHSCEPNMRIFARVGDHADKHIHDLALFAIKDIPRGEELTFDYVDGVSHEGEEPGEKSHMTPCLCGSKNCRKFLW, from the exons ATGCAAATGGCAACGGAGCGCCATTTTTATTATCACGGCAAAGAG GGTTACCAAGAAGAGTGCAGCAACTGTCACTGGTGTCAAATACGGTCCTTTCCAACTCACTCGACTCTACCTGTCACGGTGGTCAACGAGCAAGACTTTGAGGTTCTCCCCGATGATTTCCGCTTCATAAAAAATGTGGTACTCGGTGTTGGAGTTAGACAGGCTGAGGATAGCTTCCACAGCGGCTGTTCCTGTGATAACGACGCCGAATGCCAGTTCACAGGCTGCCATTGTCTGGCCGACCtagatgaagaagactccagtgaagatgacgatgatccATTCGGAGATTTTATCAACGGAATGGATATTGACCGGCCACGCAGGAAGGCGTACGCCTATCACGCCCATGGCGCAAAAGCTGGCCTCTTGCGATCCAAGTTCCACAACTCCAAGATGCCCATATACGAGTGTCACCAGAGCTGTGCCTGTAGTATAAACTGCCCTAACCGCGTCGTTGAGCGTGGCAGGACTATACCTTTGGAAATATTTCGCACTGAAGACCGAGGATGGG GAGTAAGGTCACCTGTGTCCATAAGAAAGGGACAGTTTGTTGACCGGTATCTCGGTGAGATCATCACATCGACGGAAGCAGATCGCCGCCGCAGTCAATCGGCCATCTCACAACGCAAGGACGTTTACCTTTTCGCGCTGGACAAATTCACCGACCCAGACTCGCTCGACACCCGACTCAAAGGACCTTCCCTTGAGGTTGACGGCGAGTTTATGTCTGGCCCAACGCGCTTTGTCAACCACTCCTGCGAGCCCAACATGCGAATCTTTGCACGCGTGGGTGATCATGCTGATAAACATATACATGATCTTGCCTTGTTCGCGATCAAGGATATACCCAGGGGAGAAGAGCTGACCTTTGACTATGTCGATGGAGTTTCGCATGAGGGAGAAGAGCCAGGAGAGAAAAGTCATATGACGCCATGTCTATGTGGAAGCAAGAATTGTAGAAAGTTTCTATGGTAG